The DNA region ATTATGCGCCGCACTTATGGCAGTAATTTATTTAAACTGGTTGATAGGCCATATAGTGCTGACCTGCTTGTTGAATACTATTCTGCCGTTGCCGAAGCCCTCCAAAAATGGGAGCCGCGTTTTAAGCTGACCAAAGTTATAGTTGAAAGCCTTGATGCTGCCGGACACATTATTCTTAATTTGGTGGGCAATTATTTGCCGGAAGGAAAGGAAATAACCTTAGACGGGATTGTAATATCATGAATGGTTTTACATCCATTAATATGTCCAAGGTTCCGGCC from Desulfovibrio sp. UCD-KL4C includes:
- a CDS encoding GPW/gp25 family protein, producing the protein MKGMCASTGKHLDGIAHLRQSITDILTTPIGSRIMRRTYGSNLFKLVDRPYSADLLVEYYSAVAEALQKWEPRFKLTKVIVESLDAAGHIILNLVGNYLPEGKEITLDGIVIS